One genomic region from Silvibacterium dinghuense encodes:
- a CDS encoding glucoamylase family protein produces MLALGGPAALAAGFQNQPTAPTVKPGQEPKTEQQAAQQYPQTPGMFINRPLTQISKAAEALLDDLEGRACDFFYEEASPNTGLVRDRAPAAGRSLSRVASIAATGFGLSALCIAAKRNYLSPSLCEARVEKTLAFLLEECPHEHGFLYHFIDMESGQRMFGSELSSIDTALLLCGVLLCRQYFTGNTRIEALATTFYRRVDWQWMLNGGTTLSMGWLPDQGFLQHRWDIYSELMTMYLMAIGSPTHPIPAETWNALQRPVVNFGGIQYISGVAPLFIHQYAHAWCDYRAVRDLHTNYFTNSIAATRAHQLWCMVLGQKFNWIDQDLWGISASDSRTGYRVWGGPPAMGQPDGTVVPCAPAGSLPFLPAECSHVLLNIKDKYPKAWTRYGFVDAFNPKANWYAEDVLGIDQGISIIMAENLRTGFCWEYFMKNHEITRAMGEVQFHPDPDANSQIL; encoded by the coding sequence ATGCTCGCGCTGGGCGGACCGGCCGCGCTGGCGGCAGGCTTTCAGAACCAGCCCACGGCGCCGACGGTGAAACCAGGTCAGGAACCGAAGACCGAGCAGCAGGCGGCGCAGCAATATCCGCAGACGCCGGGCATGTTCATCAACCGGCCGCTGACGCAGATTTCCAAGGCTGCCGAGGCGCTGCTGGACGATCTCGAAGGAAGAGCCTGCGATTTCTTCTACGAAGAAGCCAGTCCGAATACCGGGCTGGTGCGGGACCGCGCTCCGGCGGCGGGCCGCTCGCTGAGCCGGGTGGCGAGTATTGCGGCGACGGGCTTCGGGCTGAGCGCGCTGTGCATCGCCGCCAAGCGGAATTACCTGTCGCCTTCGCTCTGCGAGGCGCGGGTCGAGAAGACGCTCGCCTTTCTGCTGGAAGAGTGTCCGCACGAGCATGGATTCCTCTACCACTTCATCGACATGGAGAGCGGGCAGCGGATGTTCGGCTCGGAGCTCTCGTCGATCGACACGGCGCTGCTGCTGTGCGGGGTGCTGCTGTGCCGGCAGTATTTTACGGGGAATACGCGGATCGAGGCGCTGGCGACGACCTTTTACCGCCGCGTGGACTGGCAGTGGATGCTGAACGGCGGCACGACGCTCTCCATGGGCTGGTTGCCGGATCAGGGGTTCCTGCAGCATCGCTGGGATATCTATTCCGAGCTGATGACGATGTACCTGATGGCGATCGGCTCGCCGACGCACCCCATCCCGGCCGAGACATGGAACGCGCTGCAGCGGCCGGTGGTGAATTTCGGCGGCATCCAGTACATCAGCGGTGTGGCGCCGCTGTTCATCCACCAGTACGCGCATGCCTGGTGCGATTACCGCGCGGTGCGCGACCTGCACACGAACTACTTCACCAACTCGATCGCGGCGACGCGGGCGCACCAATTATGGTGCATGGTGCTGGGGCAGAAGTTTAACTGGATCGATCAGGACCTGTGGGGCATTTCGGCCTCGGACTCGCGCACCGGCTACCGGGTATGGGGTGGTCCACCGGCAATGGGCCAGCCGGACGGCACGGTGGTGCCCTGCGCGCCGGCCGGGTCGCTGCCGTTTCTCCCCGCCGAGTGCTCGCATGTGCTGCTGAACATCAAGGACAAGTACCCCAAGGCGTGGACGCGGTATGGCTTCGTGGATGCGTTCAACCCCAAGGCCAACTGGTACGCCGAAGACGTCCTGGGGATTGACCAGGGGATCAGCATCATCATGGCGGAGAACCTGCGCACCGGCTTCTGCTGGGAGTACTTCATGAAGAACCATGAGATCACCCGTGCGATGGGCGAAGTGCAGTTCCATCCCGACCCGGATGCGAATTCGCAGATTCTTTGA
- a CDS encoding superoxide dismutase, producing MAYELAPLPYDYAALEPHIDEATMKLHHDKHHQTYVNNLNAAIEKHPDLAKHTPEDLLKNLNSIPEDIRTVVRNNAGGDVNHTMFWKIMTPNGGGEPTGPIAEQIAKDFGSFEAFKKLFNETTAKQFGSGWGFLIWDGGKLAIITTPNQDSPLLHGKFPILGNDVWEHAYYLKYQNKRPDYLAAWWNVVNWAEINKRFETAKA from the coding sequence GTGGCCTACGAACTCGCACCCCTTCCTTACGACTACGCCGCCCTTGAGCCCCACATCGACGAAGCGACCATGAAGCTGCACCACGACAAGCATCATCAGACCTACGTCAACAATCTGAATGCGGCGATCGAGAAGCACCCCGACCTGGCCAAGCACACCCCCGAGGACCTGCTCAAGAACCTCAACAGCATCCCCGAGGACATCCGCACCGTCGTCCGCAACAACGCCGGCGGCGACGTGAACCACACCATGTTCTGGAAGATCATGACCCCGAACGGCGGCGGCGAGCCCACCGGCCCCATCGCCGAGCAGATCGCCAAGGACTTCGGCAGCTTCGAGGCCTTCAAGAAGCTCTTCAACGAGACCACCGCCAAGCAGTTCGGCTCCGGCTGGGGCTTCCTGATCTGGGACGGCGGCAAGCTGGCCATCATCACCACCCCCAACCAGGACAGCCCGCTGCTCCACGGCAAGTTCCCCATCCTCGGCAATGATGTCTGGGAGCACGCCTACTACCTCAAGTACCAGAACAAGCGCCCCGACTACCTCGCAGCCTGGTGGAACGTGGTCAACTGGGCCGAGATCAACAAGCGCTTCGAAACCGCCAAGGCCTAA